A stretch of Vulpes vulpes isolate BD-2025 chromosome 4, VulVul3, whole genome shotgun sequence DNA encodes these proteins:
- the LOC112932667 gene encoding alcohol dehydrogenase E chain, translating into MSTAGKVIKCKAAVLWELKKPFSIEEVEVAPPKAHEVRIKMVASGICRSDDHVVTGAFAVPLPTILGHEAAGIVESIGEGVTTVKPGDKVIPLFTPQCGKCTVCKHSQGNLCVKNDLSKPRGTLQDGTIRFTCRGKPIYHFLGTSTFSQYTVVDEFSVAKIDAASPLEKVCLIGCGFSTGYGSAVNIAKVTQGSTCAVFGLGGVGLSVIMGCKAAGAARIIGVDINKDKFAKAKEVGATECISPQDYKEPIQEVLKEISGGGVDFSFEVIGRLDTMVAALSCCQESYGVSVIVGVPPNSQSLSMNPMLLLTGRSWKGAIFGGFKSRDSVPKLVADFMAKKFPLESLITHVLPFEKINEGFDLLRSGKSIRTVLTF; encoded by the exons ATGAGTACAGCAGGAAAA GTAATCAAATGCAAAGCAGCTGTGCTATGGGAGTTAAAGAAACCCTTTTCCATTGAAGAGGTGGAGGTCGCACCCCCTAAGGCCCATGAAGTTCGTATTAAG ATGGTGGCCTCAGGAATCTGTCGCTCTGATGATCACGTGGTTACTGGAGCGTTTGCTGTGCCTCTCCCCACAATCTTAGGCCATGAGGCTGCCGGCATTGTGGAAAGCATTGGAGAAGGAGTGACTACAGTAAAACCAG GTGACAAAGTCATTCCACTCTTTACTCCCCAGTGTGGAAAATGCACTGTTTGCAAACACTCGCAAGGCAACCTCTGTGTGAAAAATGA TCTGAGCAAACCTCGGGGGACCTTGCAAGATGGTACTATCAGGTTCACCTGCAGAGGGAAGCCCATCTACCATTTCCTCGGCACCAGCACCTTCTCCCAGTATACGGTGGTGGATGAGTTTTCAGTGGCCAAGATCGATGCAGCCTCACCACTGGAGAAAGTCTGTCTCATTGGCTGTGGATTTTCTACTGGTTATGGGTCTGCAGTCAACATTGCCAAG GTCACCCAAGGCTCCACCTGTGCCGTGTTTGGCCTTGGAGGAGTTGGCCTGTCTGTTATCATGGGCTGTAAAGCAGCCGGAGCAGCCAGGATTATTGGGGTGGACATCAACAAAGACAAGTTTGCAAAGGCCAAAGAGGTGGGTGCCACTGAGTGCATTAGCCCTCAGGACTACAAGGAACCAATCCAGGAGGTGCTGAAGGAAATAAGTGGTGGCGGTGTGGATTTTTCATTTGAAGTCATTGGGCGGCTTGACACTATG GTGGCTGCCTTGTCCTGCTGTCAAGAGTCCTATGGTGTAAGCGTCATTGTAGGAGTACCTCCTAATTCACAAAGTCTCTCTATGAACCCCATGTTGCTATTGACCGGACGTAGCTGGAAAGGAGCAATTTTTGGTG GCTTTAAGAGTAGAGATTCTGTCCCCAAACTTGTGGCTGATTTTATGGCTAAGAAGTTTCCGCTGGAGTCATTAATAACCCACGTTTtaccttttgaaaaaataaatgaaggatttGACCTGCTTCGCTCTGGAAAGAG